ATGCGCTTCTCGGCCTCCTCGAGATACTTGGAGCAGCGGCGGGCCAGGGCCACGCCTTCCTCGAAGACCTTGAGGGAGTCTTCGAGGAGCAGCTCGCCCGTCTCCAGGCGGTCCACGATCTCCTCGAGGCGCTGGAGCGCGTCCTCAAACTTGATGTCGCTCATCCCGTTCCCGGACCTCCGTGACGCGCGCGCCGAGCGCGCCCTGGTGCAGCAGAATCTCGAGCAGGTCACCGGATCGCGCCTGCGCGGCCGAGCGAACGAGAGCGCCCGAGGGCAGGCGCGTCACGCTATAGCCTCGCGAGAGGACGGCGAGGGGCGAGAGGCTCTCGAGGCGGCCCACCGACGTGGCGAAGCGGGCGCGCGAGGCTTTGACGCCGTGAGCCGCCGCGGAGACCAGGCGCCCGCGGAGCTGGCCGAGCAGCGCCGTGTCGGCGGCGATTCTCGCCGCGGGGTTCTTCGCGCTCAGGGCCTGGGTGAGGAGGGCCAGACGATGCCGCACCTGTCGCTGGCCCGCGCGCAGCCCGAGCCGGAGCCTCCCCTGCAGGTCATCCAGACGGCGGTAGAGATCGCGCAGGGCGCGGGCGGGATCGGTCAAGACCCGCCGCCGCGCCAGGAACTCGAGGCGCTCGCGCTGGGCTGCCACGTCCGCGACCACGGCCTGCTTGAGCCGAGCGTACAGATCCACGAGGCGCTCGATCACCGCGAGCTTCTCGCGCACCACCAGCTCGGCGGCGCCGGACGGTGTCGGCGCGCGCAGATCGGCCACGAAGTCGGCAATGGTGAAGTCCGTCTCGTGACCCACGGCCGAGATCACGGGCACCCGGCAGGCCACGATGGCCCGGGCCACCGCCTCGTCGTTGAAGGCCCAGAGATCCTCGATGGAGCCGCCGCCGCGTCCCACCACGATGACGTCCAGCTCCGCCATCTCCTGGAGATTGACGAGTGCCTGCACGATCTCGACGGGGGCGCCATCGCCCTGCACGCGGACGGGGGCGATCAGGATGTGGAGGTCGCCGAAGCGGCGGCCGATGATGTTCAGCATGTCGCGGATGGCCGCCCCCGTGGGCGAGGTGACGATGCCGATCACGCGCGGGTAGACGGGGAGCTTGCGCTTGCGACCTTCGTCGAAGAGGCCTTCGGCCTCGAGCTTGCGCTTGAGCTGCTCGAAGGCGAGCTGGAGCGCGCCCAGACCCTGGGGCTCCATGAGCTCGACTACCAGCTGGTATTGCCCACGGGCGGCGTACACATCGAGGCCGCCGAAGGCCAGCACGTGCATGCCGTCCTCCGGCTCGAAGCGCACGCGCCGGCCGCGCCCCCTGAACAGCACCGCGGAGAGCTGCGCGCCTTCGTCCTTCAGCGTGAAGTACGCATGCCCCGACGACGGCACCCGCAGATTCGAGATCTCCCCCTCCACCCACACCGCGGGAAACGCTCCCTCCAGCGTCCCCTTGATCCCCGCCGTCAGCTCCGAAACCGTGTAGACCCTCCGCTCGGCCTCGCTCATCGCCCCCTCACCCTACCCTCTCCCCCGATGGGGGAGAGGGATTCATTGGAGGAGACCCCTCACTGGAGGTAGGTGGCACTTCAAGATCCCTCTCCCCTCTGGGGAGAGGGCAGGGTGAGGGGCGGTGATTCGCATGCAGAGCGAGAGCTATTCGCTGAAGAACGCCATCAATGTTCGTGAGGATCTCGTTGTCCCAGAATCGCAGCACTCGGTAGCCATGAGCTTCTAGAAACTCGGTCCGGGCTGGATCAGAACTCCGCTGAAGGGTGTGCTGGCCGCCGTCGAGCTCGATGACGAGTTTGGCTTCAGTGCAGCAGAAGTCTGCGACGAACGGACCAATCGGATGCTGTCGTCGGAACTTGAACTCCGTCAGCCTCCTGTCACGCAGGCGCCACCACAGTTTCCTCTCTGCATCCGTTTGTGATTGACGAAGGTCTCGCGCGTACTTCCTGGGGCGCTCGCAGACTTGCCCCCTCACCCTGCCCTCTCCCCCGATGGGGGAGAGGGATTCAAGAATAGCCAGAACATCAGATTTGTTTTGTATCCCTCTCCCCTTAGGGGAGAGGGCAGGGTGAGGGGCCGTCAAGTAGCTCATGCGGCACCGAGCTGGCGGGTGGCCACGAGGAGCGTGTTCTTCATGAGCATGGCGATGGTCATGGGGCCCACGCCGCCGGGCACGGGGGTGATGGCGCGAGCACGCTGGGAGGCGGATTCGAAATCCACGTCGCCGGCAAGCTTGCCCGTCTCGAGCCGGTTGACGCCGACGTCGATGATCACGGCGCCTTCCTTGATCATGTCGCCCGTGATCACGCGGGGCTTCCCCGCGGCCACGCAGAGGATGTCCGCGCGCCGGCAGTGCGCCGCGAGATCCCGTGTGCGCGTGTGGCACATGGTCACGGTGGCGTGGCGCGCGAGAAGGAGCTGGGCCAGCGGCTTGCCGACCAGGCGCGAGCGCCCGACCATGACGGCTTCCGCGCCCTCGATGGGGATCCCGTAGTGATCGAGGATCTCGATGCATCCGGCCGGCGTGCACGGGACGGCGGTGGGCTTGCCAGCGAGAAGATTGCCCAGGCTCATCGGGTGGAGGCCGTCGGCATCCTTCTGGGGTGCGATGGCGGCCACGGCCTGGTCCTCGTCCATGCCCTTGGGCAACGGCAGCTGGAGCAGGATGCCGTGGAGCGTGGCATCCGCATTGATCCGCCTGATCGTCTCGAGCAGCTCCGCCTGGGTGCAGCCCTGGGGGAAGAGGAAATCGCGCGAGGCGATGCCCACCTCGTCGGCCGCGCGCTTCTTGTTGCGGACATAGATCTGGGAGGCGGGATCCTCGCCGACGAGGATGACGGCCAGCGCGGGCTCCACGCCGGTTCTCTGCTTGAGGGCGGCCACGCCGGCCTTGACCTCGGCCAGCACCTTGTCTGCGACCGGCCTACCCTGGAGGATCTGCACCGCGCTCAGTCGGAAAGGGGGACGCGCAACCGCTCGATCGAGAGCCCTCGGCCCGTCTCGGCGTCGACTTTGAGCAAGGCGCCGTGGAGCGCCACCGGGCCCTTGGCGGGCTCGAAGCGGTTCGGCATCTGCGTGATGAAGCGCTCGAGAGCGATGTCCTTGTCCACGCCGATGACGGAGTCGGTGGGACCCGTCATGCCGAGGTCGGTGATGTACGCCGTGCCCTGCGGCAGCACGCGCTCGTCCGCCGTCTGGACATGGCGGTGAGTGCCGACGACGGCGCTCACGCGCCCGTCGAGATGCCAGCCCATGGCCTGCGACTCGCTGGTGGCCTCGGCGTGCATGTCCACGATGATGATGGGGGTGTCCTTGCGAAGCTCGGGCAGAATCTCGTCGGCCTTCCGGAAGGGGCAGTCGATGGGCAGCATGAACACTCGGCCCATGAGGTTGAGCACCGCCACCTTGTGGGGGCCGGCCTTCACGGTGACATAGCCGGTGCCGGGCGTCCCCACGGGAAAGTTGGCCGGGCGCAGAAGGAGGTTCTCCTTGGCGATGTGTTCGACGATCTCCTTCTTGTCCCAGATGTGGTTGCCGGAGGTCATCACGTCCACGCCCTGCTCGAGGAAGGCGCGCGCCATCTGGGGGGTGACCCCGAAGCCCGCGGCCGAGTTCTCGACATTGACGATGGCGAGATCCACCTCGTACTGCTTGCGCAGCCGCGGCAGCAAAATCTGAACGGCCCGGCGCCCGGGCTCACCAAAGACATCGCCGACGCAGAGAATCGTGAGCGGCTTGGGCATTTAATTGGTTCTGGGGGGGAGCGGCGCCGCTCCTCCCCCAGACCCCCCCACCGCATTGATCATCGCTGCCCCGAGAATGACCAAGAGTTGCCGGCTCGTCACTTGGCCACTTCCACCGCGCGCGTCTCGCGGATCACGATCACCTTGATGTGCCCCGGGTACTGCATCTCGGCTTCGATGCGCTTGGAGATGTCCTTGGCGAGCTGATGCGCGTCGAGGTCGGAGATCTGCTCGGACTTGGTCATGATGCGGAGCTCGCGGCCCGCCTGGATCGCGTAGCACATCTCCACGCCCTTGTAGGACATGGCGATCTCCTCGAGCTTGGCCAGCCGCTTGATGTAGCTCTCGAGGACGTCGCGCCGGGCCCCGGGCCGGGCCGCCGAGATGCCGTCGGCCGCCTCGGTCAGCACGGCTTCGATGGTCTCGGGCTCCACGTTCTCGTGGCCGCAGAGGGCGGCGTTGATGATCTGCGGCGATTCCCCGTACTTGGTCAGCACCTGCAGCGAGAGCTCCGGGTGGCTGCCTTCCTGCTCGTGGGTGAGGGCCTTGCCGATGTCGTGGAGCAGCCCCATGCGCTTGGCGAGCTTGACGTCGGCCTTGATCTCGGCCGCCATCATGCCGGCCAGCCACGCCACTTCCTTGGAATGCTGGAGGCAGTTCTGGCCATAGGACGTCCGGTACTTCATGCGGCCCACGAGCTTGACCAGCTCGGGATGCAGGCCATGTACGCCCACCTCGAAGCAGGCCTTGTCGCCCTCCTCCTTGAGGTGCTCCTCCATGTCCTTCTTGACCTTCTCGACGACCTCCTCGATGCGCGCGGGGTGAATGCGCCCGTCGGCGATCAGCTTCTGCAGGGCCAGCCGCGCGATCTCCCGCCGGTAGGGGTCATAGGCCGAGATGAGGACGGCCTCCGGGGTGTCGTCCACGATCAGGTCCACGCCCGTATGCAGCTCGAGGGCGCGGATGTTCCGCCCCTCGCGCCCGATGATGCGCCCCTTCATGTCGTCCGAGGGCAGGTCCACGATGGACACGGCCGTCTCGACGGTGTAGTCGGGGGCCAGGCGCTGGATGGTGGTGGCCAGCACTTCCTTGGCCTTGGCCTGCGCGGTCTCCTTGGCCTCCTCCTCCAGCTTCATGCCCAGGAGCTGGGCCTCCCGGCGAGACTCGACCTCGACCTGGGCCATGAGCTGCCGCTTGGCCTCTTCCGCCGTGAGTCCCGCGATGCCTTCGAGCTTGCGGCGCTGCTCGTCCAGCGCCGAGCTCAGCCGGGCCTCGGAGGCGGCCATCACCTTGTCCCGCTCGGCCAGCCCGCGGTCGCGGGACTGCAGATCGCTTTCCCGCCGGTCGA
The DNA window shown above is from Candidatus Methylomirabilota bacterium and carries:
- a CDS encoding exodeoxyribonuclease VII small subunit, encoding MSDIKFEDALQRLEEIVDRLETGELLLEDSLKVFEEGVALARRCSKYLEEAEKRIELLTKDEAGLLKTEPFEWDKEEQG
- a CDS encoding endonuclease domain-containing protein; protein product: MSYLTAPHPALSPKGRGIQNKSDVLAILESLSPIGGEGRVRGQVCERPRKYARDLRQSQTDAERKLWWRLRDRRLTEFKFRRQHPIGPFVADFCCTEAKLVIELDGGQHTLQRSSDPARTEFLEAHGYRVLRFWDNEILTNIDGVLQRIALALHANHRPSPCPLPRGERDLEVPPTSSEGSPPMNPSPPSGERVG
- a CDS encoding TIGR00282 family metallophosphoesterase, whose product is MPKPLTILCVGDVFGEPGRRAVQILLPRLRKQYEVDLAIVNVENSAAGFGVTPQMARAFLEQGVDVMTSGNHIWDKKEIVEHIAKENLLLRPANFPVGTPGTGYVTVKAGPHKVAVLNLMGRVFMLPIDCPFRKADEILPELRKDTPIIIVDMHAEATSESQAMGWHLDGRVSAVVGTHRHVQTADERVLPQGTAYITDLGMTGPTDSVIGVDKDIALERFITQMPNRFEPAKGPVALHGALLKVDAETGRGLSIERLRVPLSD
- the folD gene encoding bifunctional methylenetetrahydrofolate dehydrogenase/methenyltetrahydrofolate cyclohydrolase FolD, with product MQILQGRPVADKVLAEVKAGVAALKQRTGVEPALAVILVGEDPASQIYVRNKKRAADEVGIASRDFLFPQGCTQAELLETIRRINADATLHGILLQLPLPKGMDEDQAVAAIAPQKDADGLHPMSLGNLLAGKPTAVPCTPAGCIEILDHYGIPIEGAEAVMVGRSRLVGKPLAQLLLARHATVTMCHTRTRDLAAHCRRADILCVAAGKPRVITGDMIKEGAVIIDVGVNRLETGKLAGDVDFESASQRARAITPVPGGVGPMTIAMLMKNTLLVATRQLGAA
- the xseA gene encoding exodeoxyribonuclease VII large subunit, yielding MSEAERRVYTVSELTAGIKGTLEGAFPAVWVEGEISNLRVPSSGHAYFTLKDEGAQLSAVLFRGRGRRVRFEPEDGMHVLAFGGLDVYAARGQYQLVVELMEPQGLGALQLAFEQLKRKLEAEGLFDEGRKRKLPVYPRVIGIVTSPTGAAIRDMLNIIGRRFGDLHILIAPVRVQGDGAPVEIVQALVNLQEMAELDVIVVGRGGGSIEDLWAFNDEAVARAIVACRVPVISAVGHETDFTIADFVADLRAPTPSGAAELVVREKLAVIERLVDLYARLKQAVVADVAAQRERLEFLARRRVLTDPARALRDLYRRLDDLQGRLRLGLRAGQRQVRHRLALLTQALSAKNPAARIAADTALLGQLRGRLVSAAAHGVKASRARFATSVGRLESLSPLAVLSRGYSVTRLPSGALVRSAAQARSGDLLEILLHQGALGARVTEVRERDERHQV
- the rny gene encoding ribonuclease Y, producing MDVKLVLVLLPLVAVLAVFVGYMSHKLSVTRSLGDAETRAKRIVGDAQRVVEQARVDAEAKLREAESRVRAADLEAKEMALKMRGELEQETRTRQKEIQEVERRVLQQEEQLARRLDQLDRRESDLQSRDRGLAERDKVMAASEARLSSALDEQRRKLEGIAGLTAEEAKRQLMAQVEVESRREAQLLGMKLEEEAKETAQAKAKEVLATTIQRLAPDYTVETAVSIVDLPSDDMKGRIIGREGRNIRALELHTGVDLIVDDTPEAVLISAYDPYRREIARLALQKLIADGRIHPARIEEVVEKVKKDMEEHLKEEGDKACFEVGVHGLHPELVKLVGRMKYRTSYGQNCLQHSKEVAWLAGMMAAEIKADVKLAKRMGLLHDIGKALTHEQEGSHPELSLQVLTKYGESPQIINAALCGHENVEPETIEAVLTEAADGISAARPGARRDVLESYIKRLAKLEEIAMSYKGVEMCYAIQAGRELRIMTKSEQISDLDAHQLAKDISKRIEAEMQYPGHIKVIVIRETRAVEVAK